One region of Mycolicibacterium insubricum genomic DNA includes:
- a CDS encoding VOC family protein, which produces MSIAFNHTIVAARDKAASARFLTDLFGLPDPVPMGRFMAVQVAHGATLDYADVPDGAEIHPQHYAFLVGDDEFDAIYGRIVAAGMTHWADPAGTRVGEINHNDGGRGVYFRDPDGHHLEILTRPYEN; this is translated from the coding sequence ATGAGTATCGCCTTCAACCACACCATCGTCGCGGCGCGCGACAAGGCCGCCTCTGCGCGGTTTCTCACCGATCTGTTCGGTCTGCCCGATCCGGTGCCGATGGGCCGGTTCATGGCGGTGCAGGTGGCCCACGGCGCCACCCTGGATTACGCGGATGTGCCCGACGGCGCCGAGATCCACCCGCAGCATTACGCGTTCCTGGTCGGCGACGACGAGTTCGACGCCATCTACGGCCGGATCGTGGCCGCCGGGATGACGCACTGGGCCGATCCGGCGGGCACCCGCGTCGGCGAGATCAACCACAACGACGGCGGGCGCGGCGTCTATTTCCGCGACCCCGACGGGCACCACCTGGAGATCTTGACCCGGCCGTACGAAAACTGA
- a CDS encoding LLM class flavin-dependent oxidoreductase: MTMPVMEPDLDAATLRTWARAIDDGPFSSLCWGERIAFDNPDSLTLLGALAAWTDRVQLVTTVIVPQLHDPVMCAKAIATGDMLSGGRLTVGFGVGGRHEDYRAVGADPGTQTIAGMAEKVAIMRRVWAGEKVTDSVLPVGPAPTRPGGPPLLVGTVGPKTVRRSAVWADGLAGTTMDLDLTRQAELFDVARESWSRAGKPAPHLATSFWFALGPIEDARVQIRRHLLRYMNWIPAEFVEAMAPNTGWAGDEEALAGVLRDFAAIGTDEIHLIPTSTDLDQLRRVSDVVADFGGPRGSGT; encoded by the coding sequence ATGACGATGCCGGTGATGGAGCCGGACCTGGACGCCGCGACCCTGCGGACCTGGGCCCGAGCCATCGACGACGGGCCGTTCTCCTCGCTGTGCTGGGGTGAGCGTATTGCCTTCGACAACCCGGACAGCCTCACCCTGCTCGGCGCGCTGGCCGCCTGGACCGACCGGGTGCAGCTGGTGACGACGGTGATCGTGCCGCAGCTGCACGATCCGGTGATGTGCGCCAAGGCAATCGCCACCGGCGACATGCTCAGCGGCGGGCGGCTGACCGTCGGTTTCGGCGTCGGCGGCCGGCACGAGGACTACCGCGCGGTCGGCGCCGACCCGGGGACCCAGACCATTGCCGGCATGGCCGAGAAGGTGGCGATCATGCGCCGGGTGTGGGCGGGGGAGAAGGTCACCGACTCGGTGCTGCCGGTGGGCCCGGCACCGACCCGCCCCGGCGGCCCGCCGCTGCTGGTCGGCACCGTCGGCCCCAAGACCGTGCGCCGGTCGGCGGTCTGGGCCGACGGGCTGGCGGGCACCACCATGGATCTCGACCTCACCCGCCAGGCGGAGTTGTTCGACGTCGCCCGCGAATCCTGGTCCCGCGCCGGCAAACCCGCGCCGCACCTGGCCACCTCGTTCTGGTTCGCGCTCGGGCCGATCGAGGACGCCCGCGTCCAGATCCGCCGGCATCTGCTGCGCTATATGAACTGGATTCCCGCTGAATTCGTCGAGGCGATGGCGCCGAACACCGGATGGGCCGGCGACGAGGAGGCGCTGGCCGGGGTGCTGCGCGATTTCGCCGCGATCGGCACCGACGAGATCCACCTGATCCCGACGAGCACCGACCTCGACCAGCTGCGCCGCGTCTCCGATGTCGTCGCCGACTTCGGCGGGCCGCGCGGGAGCGGAACGTAG
- the cysN gene encoding sulfate adenylyltransferase subunit CysN — protein MATAAPDTATTLLRIATAGSVDDGKSTLIGRLLFDSKAVMEDQLAAVERTSKERGNDYTDLALVTDGLRAEREQGITIDVAYRYFATAKRKFIIADTPGHIQYTRNMVTGTSTAQLAIVLVDARHGLLEQSRRHAFLASLLGVRHIVLAVNKMDLIDWDQERFNWIRDEFHAFAARLDVHDVTSIPLSALTGDNVVTKSDKTPWYDGPALLSHLEEVYIAGDRNLMDPRFPVQYVIRPQTHEHADHRSYAGTVASGVLRPGDEVVVLPSGKPSRITTIDGPTGPVQEAYPPMAVSISLADDIDISRGDMLARPNNQPTATTEFDATVCWMSDDATLEPGRDYVIKHTTRTTRARVSGLSYRLDVNTLHRDKSATALKLNELGRVTLRTQQPLLLDEYSRNPATGSFILIDPVTNGTVAAGMVRDTAPVADRQATPNTVVHKSLVTARERLSKGRTVWLTGLSGSGKSSVSVLVERKLIEHGCPAYILDGDNLRHGLNADLGFSMDDRSENLRRLAHIATLMADAGLTVMVPAISPLAEHRELARKVHEAAGIEFFEVFIDTPLEDCERRDPKGLYAKARAGELTHFTGIDSPYQRPKDPDLRLTPEASLDEQAQLVVEMLERPGE, from the coding sequence ATGGCCACGGCTGCACCGGATACCGCCACCACCTTGCTGCGCATCGCGACGGCCGGTTCGGTCGACGACGGCAAATCCACCCTGATCGGCCGGCTGCTGTTCGACTCCAAGGCCGTCATGGAGGATCAGCTGGCCGCCGTCGAGCGCACCTCGAAGGAACGCGGCAACGACTACACCGACCTGGCGCTGGTCACCGACGGATTGCGGGCCGAACGCGAGCAGGGCATCACCATCGACGTCGCGTACCGCTACTTCGCCACGGCCAAGCGCAAATTCATCATCGCCGACACCCCTGGTCACATCCAGTACACCCGCAACATGGTGACCGGAACCTCGACCGCGCAACTGGCCATCGTGCTGGTGGATGCCCGCCACGGCCTGCTCGAGCAGTCCCGCCGGCACGCCTTCCTGGCGTCGCTGCTGGGTGTGCGCCACATCGTGCTGGCCGTCAACAAGATGGACCTGATCGACTGGGATCAGGAGCGGTTCAACTGGATTCGCGATGAGTTCCACGCGTTCGCCGCCCGGCTCGACGTCCACGACGTCACCAGCATCCCGCTGTCCGCGCTGACCGGCGACAACGTCGTCACCAAGAGTGACAAGACCCCGTGGTACGACGGGCCCGCGCTGCTGAGCCACCTCGAAGAGGTGTACATCGCCGGCGACCGCAACCTCATGGACCCCCGCTTCCCGGTGCAGTACGTGATCCGGCCGCAGACCCACGAGCACGCCGACCACCGTAGCTACGCCGGCACCGTCGCCAGCGGCGTACTGCGCCCGGGCGACGAGGTGGTGGTGCTGCCCAGCGGCAAGCCCAGCCGGATCACCACCATCGACGGCCCCACCGGCCCGGTACAGGAGGCCTACCCGCCGATGGCGGTGTCGATCAGCCTGGCCGACGACATCGACATCTCCCGCGGCGACATGCTGGCCCGACCCAACAACCAGCCCACGGCCACAACCGAATTCGATGCCACCGTGTGCTGGATGTCCGACGATGCCACCCTGGAACCGGGCCGCGACTACGTCATCAAGCACACCACCCGCACCACCCGCGCGCGGGTCAGCGGGCTGAGCTACCGGCTCGACGTCAACACCCTGCACCGAGACAAGAGCGCCACCGCGCTCAAACTCAACGAACTCGGCAGGGTCACCCTGCGCACACAGCAGCCGCTGCTGCTCGACGAGTACTCGCGCAACCCGGCCACCGGCTCGTTCATCCTGATCGACCCGGTCACCAACGGCACCGTCGCGGCGGGCATGGTGCGCGACACCGCCCCGGTCGCCGACCGCCAGGCCACCCCGAACACCGTCGTGCACAAGTCGCTGGTGACCGCGCGGGAACGCCTGTCCAAGGGGCGCACCGTGTGGCTGACCGGGCTGTCGGGTTCGGGCAAATCCTCGGTGTCGGTGCTCGTCGAGCGCAAGCTGATCGAACACGGTTGCCCCGCCTACATTCTCGACGGCGACAATCTGCGTCACGGCCTCAACGCCGACCTCGGTTTCTCCATGGATGATCGCTCGGAGAACCTCCGGAGACTGGCGCACATCGCGACCCTGATGGCCGACGCCGGGCTCACCGTCATGGTGCCGGCCATCAGCCCGCTGGCCGAGCACCGCGAGCTGGCCCGTAAGGTGCACGAGGCCGCCGGGATCGAGTTCTTCGAGGTCTTCATCGACACGCCACTGGAGGATTGCGAACGCCGGGATCCCAAGGGCCTCTACGCCAAGGCCCGCGCCGGAGAGCTCACCCACTTCACCGGAATCGACAGCCCGTATCAGCGGCCCAAGGACCCGGACCTGCGGCTGACCCCGGAGGCGAGCCTCGACGAGCAGGCGCAACTGGTCGTCGAGATGCTGGAGCGCCCCGGTGAGTGA
- a CDS encoding alpha-hydroxy-acid oxidizing protein: MGVLPDLPMTHAELAARAAQAMPPSVWSYVSCGAGDERTQDANVTAFDGWGLIPRMLVGAAQRDLSVELFGKRWAAPLFLAPIGVTGLCAQGGHGDVLTARAANQAGVPMCVSTLVEDPLETVAAEFTETPGFFQLYCPTDKDIAESLVRRAEAAGYAGIVVTLDTWVLGWRPRDLSTANFPQLRGQCLANYTSDPVFREKAGFAEGGNPRDVVGFWASIFGRPLTWDDLVWLRGLTELPLIVKGICHPDDARRAIDHGVDAIYCSNHGGRQANGGLPALDCLPDVAAAAGDVPVLFDSGVRSGADVVKALALGASAVGIGRPYLYGLALGGVAGVVHVLRSILAEADLIMAIDGYPGLADLTPDTLRRVTAAR; this comes from the coding sequence ATGGGTGTGCTGCCCGATCTGCCGATGACCCACGCCGAGCTGGCGGCCCGCGCGGCCCAGGCGATGCCGCCGTCGGTGTGGTCCTATGTCAGCTGTGGTGCCGGGGACGAGCGCACCCAGGACGCCAACGTCACCGCGTTCGACGGCTGGGGACTGATCCCGCGGATGCTGGTCGGCGCCGCGCAGCGCGACCTGTCCGTCGAACTGTTCGGAAAGCGCTGGGCTGCACCGCTTTTCCTGGCGCCGATCGGGGTGACCGGGCTGTGCGCGCAGGGCGGACACGGTGACGTGCTGACCGCGCGCGCCGCCAACCAGGCCGGTGTGCCGATGTGCGTGTCCACGCTGGTCGAGGACCCGCTGGAGACCGTGGCCGCTGAATTCACCGAAACCCCGGGCTTTTTCCAGCTGTACTGCCCGACCGACAAGGACATCGCCGAGAGCCTGGTGCGCCGCGCCGAAGCGGCGGGTTACGCCGGCATCGTGGTCACCCTGGACACCTGGGTGCTGGGTTGGCGTCCGCGCGATCTGAGCACGGCGAACTTCCCGCAGCTGCGCGGACAGTGCCTGGCCAACTACACCTCAGACCCGGTGTTCCGGGAGAAGGCCGGCTTCGCCGAGGGCGGCAACCCGCGCGACGTGGTTGGGTTCTGGGCCTCGATATTCGGGCGCCCGTTGACCTGGGACGACCTGGTGTGGCTGCGCGGGCTGACCGAACTGCCGCTGATCGTCAAGGGCATCTGCCACCCCGACGACGCCCGCAGGGCCATCGACCACGGCGTCGACGCCATCTACTGCAGCAACCACGGCGGCCGTCAGGCCAACGGCGGGCTGCCCGCGCTGGACTGCCTGCCCGACGTCGCCGCGGCGGCCGGAGACGTCCCGGTGCTCTTCGATTCCGGGGTGCGTTCGGGCGCCGACGTCGTCAAGGCCCTGGCGCTGGGCGCCAGCGCGGTCGGCATCGGGCGGCCGTACCTCTACGGGCTGGCGTTGGGCGGGGTCGCCGGGGTGGTGCATGTGCTGCGGTCCATCCTGGCCGAGGCGGACCTGATCATGGCCATCGACGGCTACCCCGGCCTCGCCGACCTGACCCCCGACACGCTGCGGCGGGTCACCGCCGCCCGGTGA
- a CDS encoding TDT family transporter: MATESTGAPASRTGVEVLGRIGPNWFASVMGTGIVATAGAILPVRLPGLSVFTDIVWVIAALMLLVLIVVVGGHWLRHPRVARTHARNPQMAHFYGAAPMAFSTVGAGAVLIGPNLIGERVAIDLAWVLWTAGLVGGLFTAASIPYLMFTQLVVEPDSAFGGWLMPVVPPMVSAAGGALLIPHMAPGTGRATMLYGCYAMFGLSLVASLIIISMIWSRLVLYGTSGSARIPTLWIVLGPLGQSITVAGMLGTHAAGVVTPQLATGMAVFAVLFGVPVWGFALLWIALALLLTIRTVRRGMPFALTWWSLTFPVGTFVTGTTQLALHTGLPAFRVAAVACYTALLATWLLVAVRTTGGSLRGQLFGPVPTAAVPVGKDPVR, from the coding sequence ATGGCCACCGAATCAACCGGCGCACCCGCGTCGCGCACCGGCGTCGAGGTGCTCGGCCGAATCGGACCCAACTGGTTCGCCTCGGTCATGGGTACCGGCATCGTCGCGACGGCCGGCGCGATCCTGCCGGTGCGGCTGCCCGGCCTGTCGGTCTTCACCGACATCGTCTGGGTCATCGCGGCGCTGATGCTGCTGGTGCTGATCGTCGTGGTGGGCGGCCACTGGCTGCGGCACCCGAGAGTGGCGCGCACCCACGCCCGCAACCCGCAGATGGCGCACTTCTACGGCGCCGCACCGATGGCGTTCAGCACGGTGGGCGCCGGGGCGGTGCTGATCGGTCCCAACCTGATCGGCGAGCGGGTGGCGATCGACCTGGCCTGGGTGCTGTGGACCGCCGGGCTCGTCGGCGGATTGTTCACCGCTGCGAGCATCCCGTACCTGATGTTCACCCAGCTGGTCGTCGAACCGGACTCGGCGTTCGGCGGCTGGCTGATGCCCGTCGTGCCACCCATGGTGTCGGCGGCCGGCGGCGCGCTGCTGATCCCGCACATGGCGCCGGGCACCGGGCGGGCGACCATGCTCTACGGCTGCTACGCGATGTTCGGTCTGTCGCTGGTGGCCTCGCTGATCATCATCTCGATGATTTGGAGTCGGCTGGTGCTCTACGGCACCTCCGGCAGCGCCCGGATCCCGACGCTGTGGATCGTGCTGGGTCCGCTGGGGCAGTCGATCACCGTGGCCGGCATGCTCGGCACACACGCCGCAGGAGTGGTCACCCCCCAGCTGGCCACCGGGATGGCGGTGTTCGCGGTGCTGTTCGGGGTGCCGGTGTGGGGATTCGCCCTGCTGTGGATCGCCCTGGCGCTGCTGCTGACGATCCGCACCGTGCGCCGCGGCATGCCGTTCGCTCTGACCTGGTGGAGCCTGACGTTCCCCGTCGGCACCTTCGTCACCGGGACCACGCAGCTGGCCCTGCACACCGGACTTCCGGCGTTTCGGGTCGCCGCCGTCGCCTGCTACACCGCGCTGCTGGCCACCTGGCTGCTGGTCGCGGTCCGCACCACCGGCGGCAGCCTGCGCGGACAACTGTTCGGCCCGGTGCCGACGGCCGCGGTCCCGGTCGGCAAGGACCCGGTGCGGTGA
- a CDS encoding 3'(2'),5'-bisphosphate nucleotidase CysQ yields MSDHRLAAELASRAGKLLLDVRAELSEAPAAERKAAGDRRSHEFLMTELAAARPDDAVLSEEATEQEKANSARLTADRVWIVDPLDGTREFSELGRDDWAVHVALWQRNGSHGELVAGAVALPAQGMTLATPEVVAPAAHDGPVRVVVSRTRPPAVALAVRDALDGVLVEMGSAGAKVAAVVQGRADVYVHAGGQYEWDSAAPVAVARSAGLFTARIDGSPLHYNQIDPSLPDLIVCRPEYAEAVLAVTAPGR; encoded by the coding sequence GTGAGTGATCACCGGCTGGCCGCCGAACTGGCGAGCCGGGCCGGGAAACTGCTGCTCGACGTCCGCGCCGAACTGTCCGAGGCGCCCGCCGCCGAGCGAAAGGCAGCCGGGGACAGGCGAAGTCACGAGTTCCTGATGACCGAACTGGCCGCCGCCCGGCCTGACGACGCGGTGCTGTCGGAGGAGGCGACCGAACAGGAGAAGGCCAACTCGGCGCGGTTGACCGCCGACCGGGTGTGGATCGTCGACCCGCTGGACGGCACCCGGGAATTCTCCGAACTCGGCCGTGACGACTGGGCCGTGCACGTGGCTCTCTGGCAGCGCAACGGCAGCCACGGGGAACTGGTCGCCGGGGCCGTCGCACTGCCGGCCCAGGGTATGACGCTGGCCACCCCGGAGGTGGTCGCACCGGCCGCGCACGACGGTCCGGTACGCGTGGTGGTGTCGCGGACCCGCCCGCCGGCCGTCGCTCTGGCCGTGCGTGACGCCCTCGACGGTGTCTTGGTGGAAATGGGTTCGGCCGGCGCCAAGGTGGCCGCGGTGGTGCAGGGCCGCGCCGATGTGTACGTGCACGCCGGCGGGCAGTACGAGTGGGATTCGGCCGCGCCGGTCGCGGTGGCCCGCTCCGCCGGGCTGTTCACCGCGCGGATCGACGGTTCGCCGTTGCACTACAACCAGATCGACCCGTCGCTGCCGGATCTGATCGTCTGCCGGCCGGAGTACGCCGAGGCTGTGCTGGCGGTCACCGCACCGGGACGCTGA
- the cysD gene encoding sulfate adenylyltransferase subunit CysD, producing the protein MNAPAAAQPVAGHYELSHLRSLEAEAIHIIREVAAEFERPVLLFSGGKDSIVMLHLAIKAFAPGRVPFPVMHVDTGHNFDEVISTRDMLVDRHGVRLVVASVQDDIDAGRVVDKGPSRNPLQTVTLLRGISENAFDAAFGGARRDEEKARAKERVFSFRDEFGQWDPKAQRPELWNLYNGRHRKGEHIRAFPLSNWTEYDIWAYIGAEGIELPSIYYAHTREVFERDGMLLAVHRFMAPRDGEEVFETSVRFRTVGDVTCTGCVESVAATVEEIIAETAVSRLTERGATRADDRISEAGMEDRKREGYF; encoded by the coding sequence ATGAACGCTCCCGCCGCCGCGCAACCGGTGGCCGGTCACTACGAACTCAGTCATCTGCGTTCGCTGGAGGCCGAGGCCATCCACATCATCCGGGAGGTGGCCGCCGAGTTCGAACGACCCGTGCTGCTGTTCTCCGGTGGCAAGGACTCCATCGTCATGCTGCACCTGGCCATCAAGGCCTTCGCGCCGGGGCGGGTGCCCTTCCCGGTGATGCATGTCGACACCGGCCACAACTTCGACGAGGTGATCTCCACCCGCGACATGCTGGTCGATCGGCACGGGGTGCGGCTGGTGGTGGCCAGCGTGCAGGACGACATCGACGCCGGCCGCGTCGTCGACAAAGGCCCGTCGCGCAACCCGCTGCAGACCGTCACCCTGCTGCGCGGCATCTCCGAGAACGCCTTCGACGCCGCCTTCGGCGGGGCCCGGCGCGACGAGGAGAAGGCCCGCGCCAAGGAGCGGGTGTTCAGCTTCCGCGACGAATTCGGCCAGTGGGACCCCAAGGCGCAGCGCCCGGAACTGTGGAACCTCTACAACGGACGCCACCGCAAGGGCGAGCACATCCGGGCGTTCCCGCTGTCGAACTGGACCGAGTACGACATCTGGGCCTACATCGGCGCCGAGGGCATCGAGCTGCCGTCGATCTACTACGCGCACACCCGCGAAGTGTTCGAGCGTGACGGCATGCTGCTGGCCGTGCACCGGTTCATGGCGCCCCGCGACGGCGAGGAGGTGTTCGAAACCTCGGTGCGGTTCCGGACCGTCGGCGACGTCACCTGCACCGGCTGCGTGGAATCGGTCGCCGCCACCGTCGAGGAGATCATCGCCGAGACCGCCGTGTCGAGGCTGACCGAGCGCGGGGCCACCCGGGCCGACGACCGGATATCGGAGGCCGGCATGGAGGACCGCAAGCGAGAGGGGTACTTCTGA
- a CDS encoding glycoside hydrolase family 13 protein — protein sequence MSTAGWWQTAVVYQVYIRSFADGSGDGIGDIAGLRSRLDYLKDLGVDALWINPWYPSPQADAGYDVADYCDIDPVYGTLGAAQDFLDEAHTAGLRVLLDIVPNHTSSAHRWFTAALAGEPGARERYHFRPGRGPGGERPPNDWQSVFGGPAWTRVPDGSWYLHLFAPAQPDLNWEHPEVRREFEDVLRFWFDRGVDGFRIDVAHGLVKAAGLPDRDAGIGMLDSATHPAWDQDGVHAIYRGWRSVAAEYDPEPVFIAEAWVADNERLARYLRPDELHTAFQFDFLRAPWRAASLREVIDDATVAAASVGAPPTWVLSNHDVTRTVTRYARSQPEHLVGTDWERKRWAQEAADHELGRRRARACALLQLALPGTAYVYQGEELGLEEVEVLPDEVRQDPTFAQSGFTDVGRDGCRVPLPWSGGAAPYGFSPAAVPTWLPQPPHWGAHSVAAQRDDPSSFLSLYRAALALRNRWWRDAGPPRWLESLDGVLALRRGDLGCWVNTSERPVTLPDGLSVLLASVPDAVARSGKELAPDAAVWVQIAPTAL from the coding sequence GTGAGCACCGCCGGGTGGTGGCAGACCGCCGTCGTCTACCAGGTCTACATCCGCAGCTTCGCCGACGGCAGCGGCGACGGCATCGGGGACATCGCGGGACTGCGGTCCCGGCTGGACTACCTGAAAGACCTCGGCGTCGACGCCCTGTGGATCAACCCGTGGTACCCGTCCCCGCAGGCCGACGCCGGCTACGACGTCGCGGACTACTGCGACATCGACCCGGTGTACGGAACACTGGGCGCTGCACAGGATTTCCTCGATGAGGCGCACACCGCCGGGCTGCGGGTGCTGCTCGACATCGTGCCCAACCACACCTCGTCGGCGCACCGGTGGTTCACCGCCGCACTCGCCGGCGAGCCGGGTGCGCGTGAGCGCTACCACTTCCGGCCCGGCCGCGGCCCCGGCGGCGAACGGCCGCCCAACGACTGGCAGAGCGTGTTCGGCGGGCCCGCCTGGACCCGGGTGCCCGACGGCAGCTGGTACCTGCACCTGTTCGCTCCCGCCCAGCCCGACCTGAACTGGGAACACCCCGAGGTGCGCCGGGAGTTCGAGGACGTGCTGCGGTTCTGGTTCGACCGCGGTGTCGACGGGTTCCGCATCGACGTCGCGCACGGTCTGGTGAAGGCCGCCGGTCTGCCCGACCGCGACGCCGGCATCGGAATGCTCGACAGCGCAACGCATCCGGCGTGGGACCAGGATGGGGTGCACGCGATCTACCGCGGCTGGCGGTCGGTGGCCGCCGAATACGACCCGGAGCCGGTGTTCATCGCCGAGGCCTGGGTGGCCGACAACGAGCGGCTGGCCCGGTACCTGCGCCCCGACGAGCTGCACACCGCGTTCCAGTTCGACTTCCTGCGCGCACCGTGGCGGGCGGCGAGCCTGCGGGAGGTGATTGACGACGCCACGGTGGCCGCCGCGTCGGTCGGGGCGCCGCCCACCTGGGTACTGTCCAACCACGACGTGACCCGCACGGTGACCCGCTACGCGCGCTCGCAGCCCGAACATCTCGTCGGCACCGACTGGGAGCGCAAGCGCTGGGCACAGGAGGCGGCCGACCACGAACTGGGGCGCCGCCGGGCTCGGGCGTGCGCGCTGCTGCAGCTGGCGCTGCCCGGCACGGCGTATGTGTACCAGGGCGAGGAGCTCGGCCTGGAGGAGGTCGAGGTGCTGCCCGACGAGGTGCGCCAGGACCCGACGTTCGCCCAGTCCGGATTCACCGATGTCGGGCGCGACGGCTGCCGGGTGCCGCTGCCCTGGTCGGGCGGCGCCGCGCCCTACGGTTTCTCACCCGCGGCGGTGCCAACCTGGCTGCCGCAACCCCCGCACTGGGGTGCCCATTCGGTCGCCGCCCAGCGCGACGACCCGTCGTCGTTCCTGTCGCTGTACCGCGCGGCCCTGGCGCTGCGCAACCGGTGGTGGCGCGACGCGGGGCCGCCGCGCTGGCTGGAGTCATTGGACGGCGTGCTGGCTCTGCGCCGCGGTGATCTGGGCTGCTGGGTGAACACCTCGGAGCGTCCGGTGACGCTGCCGGATGGGCTCAGCGTGTTGTTGGCATCGGTACCCGATGCTGTCGCACGGTCTGGAAAAGAACTGGCTCCGGACGCCGCCGTGTGGGTGCAGATCGCACCCACAGCGCTCTGA
- a CDS encoding Rrf2 family transcriptional regulator, translated as MRMSAKAEYAVRAMVELAAAEPGALTKTEDLAQAQGIPAQFLADILSALRADQLVRSHRGRDGGYTLARPAEQISVADVLRCVDGPLASVRDMGLGDLPYGGPTAALTDVWRALRASMRAVLEETSLADVAGGRLPAHVGALADAYRRQEHTRGHRRTV; from the coding sequence ATGCGGATGTCGGCGAAGGCCGAGTACGCGGTGCGGGCGATGGTCGAGCTCGCCGCCGCCGAACCCGGCGCGCTGACCAAGACCGAGGACCTGGCCCAGGCACAGGGCATCCCGGCGCAGTTCCTGGCCGACATCCTCTCCGCACTGCGCGCCGACCAGCTGGTGCGCAGCCACCGCGGCCGCGACGGCGGATACACGCTGGCCCGTCCCGCCGAGCAGATCAGCGTGGCCGACGTGCTGCGCTGCGTCGACGGTCCGCTGGCCAGCGTCCGGGACATGGGCCTGGGGGACCTGCCCTACGGCGGGCCGACGGCCGCGCTGACCGACGTGTGGCGGGCACTGCGCGCCTCCATGCGCGCGGTCCTGGAGGAGACCAGCCTCGCGGATGTGGCCGGCGGCCGGCTGCCCGCGCACGTCGGCGCACTGGCCGACGCCTACCGGCGCCAGGAGCACACCCGGGGTCACCGCCGCACGGTGTAG
- a CDS encoding ABC transporter permease — protein sequence MTRFLLRRLLNYLLLLALASFLTFALTSLTFAPLDGLEQRSPRPPQAVIDAKAAELNLDKPIPVRYLDWAGGAVRGDFGTTVAGQPVGEELGRRIGVSLRLLILGTLIGAVSGVVLGAWGAVRQYRLSDRVITMVSLLLLSIPTFVIANLLILAALKVNSIFGVQLFAFIGETSPDVVGGAWAQFADRLQHLMLPTLTLALGAMAGYSRYQRNAMLDVLGQDFIRTARAKGLTRRRALFKHGLRTALIPMATLFAYGVSGLVTGAVFVEKIFGWHGMGEWVVQGVATQDTNIIAAITVFSGAAILCAGLLSDVIYAALDPRVRVQ from the coding sequence ATGACGAGGTTTCTGCTGCGCCGCCTGCTCAACTATCTGCTGCTGCTGGCACTCGCGTCGTTTCTCACCTTTGCCCTGACCTCGTTGACCTTCGCGCCGCTGGACGGCCTCGAGCAGCGCAGTCCGCGCCCTCCGCAGGCGGTGATCGACGCCAAGGCCGCCGAGCTGAACCTCGACAAGCCGATCCCGGTGCGCTACCTGGACTGGGCCGGGGGTGCGGTCCGCGGGGACTTCGGCACCACCGTGGCCGGTCAGCCGGTCGGCGAGGAACTGGGCCGGCGGATCGGGGTGAGCCTGCGTCTGCTGATCCTCGGCACCCTCATCGGCGCGGTGAGCGGCGTGGTGCTCGGCGCCTGGGGTGCGGTCCGCCAGTACCGGCTGTCGGACCGGGTGATCACCATGGTGTCGCTGCTGCTGCTGTCCATCCCGACGTTCGTCATCGCCAACCTGCTGATCCTGGCCGCACTGAAGGTCAATTCGATATTCGGCGTGCAACTCTTCGCGTTCATCGGCGAGACGTCGCCGGACGTCGTCGGCGGCGCCTGGGCACAGTTCGCCGACCGGCTGCAGCACCTGATGCTGCCGACGCTGACGCTGGCCCTGGGGGCGATGGCCGGCTACAGCCGCTACCAGCGCAACGCCATGCTCGACGTGCTGGGCCAGGACTTCATCCGCACCGCCCGCGCCAAGGGCCTGACGCGCCGGCGCGCGCTGTTCAAACACGGGTTGCGCACCGCCCTGATCCCGATGGCCACCCTGTTCGCCTACGGAGTCAGCGGCCTGGTCACCGGGGCGGTGTTCGTCGAGAAGATCTTCGGCTGGCACGGGATGGGCGAGTGGGTGGTCCAGGGCGTGGCCACCCAGGACACCAACATCATCGCCGCCATCACGGTGTTCTCCGGCGCGGCGATCCTGTGTGCGGGCCTGTTGTCCGACGTCATCTACGCCGCGCTCGATCCCCGGGTGAGGGTGCAATGA